A stretch of DNA from Gottschalkia acidurici 9a:
TCAGATATATTTACATCAGTTTCTATATATTTAAATCCTGTCTTTATAATATTAGGTAATTTTAATCCTATTGCCTTTTTTAAAAATGCCGTCATAAATTGTTGTTGAGCCTTCACTCTACCTAAATCCATGTCTGGATATCCTGTCTTATCATTATTCTGTCTAAACCTCAAAAATTCCATAGCTTTTTTACCATCTAGTACTTGTCTACCTTTAGATATACGTATTCTTAGTGGTGGTTTATCATAAGGATCATCATATCTCATATTTATAGGTACGTCTACTTCTACACCACCTACCAAGTCAACTATCTTTTCTACTCCTTTATAGTCTATTATTCCATAATGATGTATAGGCACTTTATCGCCTAGTAAATTTTGTACTCCACCTAAAACTGCATCTATCCCTTGACTACTATAAGCTGCATTTATCTTCTTGTCGGCTGCCCCGTTATATCCTTTTCTATGATAAAAAGTATCTCTAGGAATAGATATTATGTCCATCTTTTTATTTTCAGTATCAAGACTACAAAACATTATTGTATCTGTCATACCTTCATTTACTCCTAGTAGTATTCCATTTACTCTTTTGCTTTCTAATATGGCTCTTTCAAAAGGATCTTTATCGCTTAAATCTAGCTTGTCCACTTGATCTTGTGGTATGGTTACTTCTGAATCAAATATCTTAAAGTATGCAGTTATTCCACCTATAGCAAATAGAGAGAAACATACTAAAGAAAATAAAAAAGTTCTTAAAAACCTACTCATGTACTTTTACCTTCCTCTTCTGTAGTCTTTATTTTATTTTATTTTTTATTATGATTATACCATTATACACATTTCTTTTCAATTCGTCATTAAAAAAAGAAAGATGATTTCTGGTAATTCAGAAATCATCTTTCTTCAAACTCTCCTATGCTTCTTATCTTCTCATATCTTTTCGTTAAAAGTTGCTCTATATCTTGGTTTGTTAACTCAGATATAGATTCTAGAATATAATCTTTAATATTTTTTGACATAAGCTCAACATCTCTATGTGCTCCACCTGATGGTTCTTTTATAATATCATCTATTATCTTCAGTCTTAATAAATCTTCCGATGTGAGTTTCATAACTTCCGATGCGTCTTTAGCAAGATTT
This window harbors:
- a CDS encoding LCP family protein, which gives rise to MSRFLRTFLFSLVCFSLFAIGGITAYFKIFDSEVTIPQDQVDKLDLSDKDPFERAILESKRVNGILLGVNEGMTDTIMFCSLDTENKKMDIISIPRDTFYHRKGYNGAADKKINAAYSSQGIDAVLGGVQNLLGDKVPIHHYGIIDYKGVEKIVDLVGGVEVDVPINMRYDDPYDKPPLRIRISKGRQVLDGKKAMEFLRFRQNNDKTGYPDMDLGRVKAQQQFMTAFLKKAIGLKLPNIIKTGFKYIETDVNISDGLSYGSKVIGIGSEDMNATTLPGEPRYIGSTSYFIHDPDETEKLIKQLYGVSEVDETQTEDDDI